CCCCTCCCTGCCCCGCCAGCCCCCATTTTCAGCAGCTATCTCACTCTGGCCTTCACGGGGACCGTGGAAGCAATCAGTGCAATGCCAGCTTCCACCTTGTACTCTGAGTCCTGCGAATCGGAAGAATGCCGAATTAGAATCCCAACAGGAAAAAGGTAAACTGAAAGGTTTACTGAACAGAATATACCGAAGGCACTACTTCCAAAGTACGGACAGGGGTACAGGGATCAGAGGGTGGTGTCGCAGCCTGGGACCAGCAGCAGTGGCATCTGACACCACCCTGTGCTGCTGATGACCATCCAGCTGCTTCTGTCCTCTGCGGGGCGGACTGGAGCTGTGACAGCAACCCCCTTTCTGCTTTGCCAGCAGCCCCACACCCTAGGCTCTGCCAGCAGGGGGCACTGGGGGCTGGCAGGGCGAGAAAGGCCCCCCATGTGCTACCTGTGTACTCCCACCTGTGCTGACATCACCACAGCAAGGCTTCATCCTGGCAGGGACAGTTTCATCTAACTGAACAGCACGTGGCTTGTTACAGGGCTCCCACGTGCCTGAAGCCAGCCTGATGGCGCCTCCACAGACACCAGCACCAGTGGGGTCAGCATCGGCTCCCCACAGCTTTGGGTCCTGGTTCTGGGAGTCTCCTCGAAGCATCTTCCTTATTCCCCAGCCCTAGATCTGTGGCTGCTCTGGACTGTTACTGTCTCAGTGATACTTGTGTCTCCCTTTGGCCTCTTCTGTGTTTTGACGATTAACAAACATTTACGTCCAATTCTTTATGCCAAATTTCAGTGTGGCTTTTGATTCCTGACTGCACCTGGGCTGACACCTCCCACGTCCTCTACTCTTCTAACTCTAGGAAGTCACTTTGAACACAGGACCTTACACCCACCCCTGCTCTCCAAGTCAGCTTCTCTTTcagtgcccccccacccccttggaGAAGGGATCTGCTTGCTTCAGGTAAAAACTCTGCTGTAGTCTTGACTGTGCTACCGCTCATCCCCACATCTACGCAGTTGTTTCTGCCGCAGAACGATCTCTTAAATCCATCGCTTTCTCTCCACAGTCACTGCTGCTCTATGATACAGTCTTTCCCAGTATCACGGTCACTTGCGCGTCCGGTTCTGCCCGGCTCTTTCCAGTCAGGACACTGCTAAATTCTGGACACGTGCTTCTGAACTAGTACCGAATGTAGCACAAGAAACAGGTAACATAGTTCTACTCTTCTCTACCTCAGTCCCCTCTCTGTGACCTCAGCCAGTCTCCTGGCTTTAAATACCACCCACACACCactgactcccaaatttatagcTCCACCTCAATTCGACTCTTGCCTCCCCAAAACTTGTCAAAAAAACCAGAAGCACCGTATGATTATATGAATACATGAAGAAGTTTAGCAGCCATTCACGTGTTTTAACAGTGAAATAGagctctctctccccctctctctctccctcctcctccctcttctgcaTTCACACACCAAGGAAAGGTCCTGTGAGGAGATAACCTGGATGGGGACCCTCACCTGACCATACTGGCACcctaatttcagacttctagcctccagcactgagaaaataaatgtttgttgtaagccaaaaaaaaaaaaaaaaattaaggaggaATTACAGGTAacttaaatataatgtaaataccAAATATTAATAGCAAATATTCAGGACACTTAATACCATATTAATTAAAACCAAGAACTAAAGATGGGTACCTGCTAACATTCAACTTCACATTGGGAATTCTTAGCAAATGtactacaaaaagaaaatgaaatgcttagTATTCATattaagggaaacaaaacaataaaattatttcctgatGACTAGGAAAAACTCAAGGGATCTAATGTGAAGAATTGCAGAAATTATTAGAGGATTTCAAGTATTATCTACTCAAGACAGTTGTTTCTATCAACAGAAACTGGGTAAGGGTTTTTGGACTTGAATTCTAAAACTCCATTGCACCCAAGCTCCTTTGTCCAGACCATGGCCGGAAACTAAGGGACAGCCAGCAAATCTACGCAGTCAGGCTTCACAAGGAGCATTACGCCTTCAGATGTGCAGGCGTGAGAGGCCCACCTGGTGGACAGCAACCCCTCTACCATCCACACCAGTGAGTCACTGATCACCCCAAAAGCATTTCTCAGGGTCACCCAATTTTGGGAAAAACTGCTTCTGCGATATTGATCCCGCTTTGATCTGAGAGCCCCAGGGAAATCCTGCAGACAGGGCTAGGGGTCCCATCATGGCTACAGGTACTATCCACGACTAAAACTTGGGAGTTCCCCAGAGCCTTCAGACTAGGAAGTGGCTCCCAAGTCTGGCTGCACTGTAAACTACCTGGAGCACCTAAACACTTGCTTTGTCCATTGGGGAGAAACTTCCTACGATGCACTGACCTGACGGGTGTGGAGCAACCTGGCATGAAAACTTTGCAGGGGGGCTAGTACGAGGCGTAGAAGTGCTATTAAAACCCTTTTCTGGAGATGTTGGTGGCTCTTAAAAGAGCCGTTGGGTTATGGAAACAAGCTTCCCACTGAAAGTTCACTTTTTCTTGGGTGCCGCCTTCTTGGGCTTCGCAGCGGTCTTTGGCTTGGTCCCTTTCGCCTTGGCCGCTTTAGGCTTCACAGCCTTAGCTTTGGCAGGGCTCTTTGCTTTCTTGGGCTTCACAGCCTTGGGTTTCTTGGGGCTCTTGGAGGGCTTCTTGGTCACCGCAGGTTTTTTAACCTTTTTCGGACTCTTGACGGCTTTTTTGGCGGCAGCTCCAGTGGCTTTCTTGGGTTTCTTAGCGCCCATGGCCTTGGGTTTTGCAGAAACTTTCGCGGTGCTGGGCTTGGCCTCCCCCGAGGCCGCCTTCTTGTTGAGTTTGAAGGAGCCCGAGGCGCCGGTGCCTGTGGTCTGCACCAGGGTGCCCTTGCTCACCAGGGTCTTGAGACCCAGCTTGATGCGGCTGTTGTTCTTGTCCACGTCGTAGCCGGCGGCCGCCAGCGCCTTCTTGAGCGCGGCCAGCGACACGCCGCTGCGCTCCTTAGAGGAGGAGACGGCCTGCACAAGCAGCTCGGAGACGGAGGGGCCCGCAGGCTTCCTGCGACCAGCCGCAGCTTTGGCGGGCTTCTTGGTTTTCTTCCCGGCGGAAGGTTTCTCAGGAGCACTGGAAACTGCTGGAACCGGCGGCGCGGTCTCGGACATGCTGACAGAGGAAAAGGGCACAATCGACTACAGAAACCAGAAAGGCAGAACGACACCACAGTACTGGGTGCCCCTATTTATAGGGCAGGAACGCGCTGTGATTGGTGCTCGCCGGCCCCTGCGCCCCCTGTCGCCTCCGGCGCGCCAGGCTCCTCCACGGCTCCGAAAGGAGCCAGTGGCGCCAGGCCTGGGGTTCCCGGTGCCAGCCTCGCGCCCAAGCAACCTCCTTGGCCTGGTGG
This DNA window, taken from Rhinolophus ferrumequinum isolate MPI-CBG mRhiFer1 chromosome 22, mRhiFer1_v1.p, whole genome shotgun sequence, encodes the following:
- the H1-1 gene encoding histone H1.1 — protein: MSETAPPVPAVSSAPEKPSAGKKTKKPAKAAAGRRKPAGPSVSELLVQAVSSSKERSGVSLAALKKALAAAGYDVDKNNSRIKLGLKTLVSKGTLVQTTGTGASGSFKLNKKAASGEAKPSTAKVSAKPKAMGAKKPKKATGAAAKKAVKSPKKVKKPAVTKKPSKSPKKPKAVKPKKAKSPAKAKAVKPKAAKAKGTKPKTAAKPKKAAPKKK